The following proteins are encoded in a genomic region of Haloarcula marina:
- a CDS encoding site-2 protease family protein, with protein sequence MAQQSLPTDLPHPERLADAFRVYEVDTTPEDGVRYYGEPVTESQQVLRRVAPRFRKRGYRVRLQREMGEHVLVATERSLGVDGVPWTNVALALATLLSTLFAGSRWYGLSVVDDPAAILQAWPFAAAVLGILAVHEFGHYALSRYHEVQASLPYFIPLPLNVIGTLGAVIRMDDNIPDRRALFDIGVAGPLAGLAATIAVTAVGVSLDPIRVTGGVATQIELGYPLLIRGIAAILGEQVVYADPTLIPNPVVIGAWVGAFVTFLNLLPVGQLDGAHITRSLLGDRTATVQTAVPFALFALAGYLVVFESGRAAALWGFWGVLTLLLGRAGTATPLDETPLGPKRQAVGVLTLVLGLLCFVPVPIAITL encoded by the coding sequence ATGGCCCAGCAGTCGTTGCCGACGGACCTCCCGCACCCCGAACGACTCGCCGACGCCTTTCGGGTCTACGAGGTGGACACCACTCCCGAGGACGGGGTACGGTACTACGGTGAACCGGTGACGGAGTCCCAGCAAGTCCTCCGGCGGGTCGCACCCCGCTTTCGCAAGCGCGGGTATCGGGTCCGCCTCCAGCGCGAGATGGGCGAACACGTCCTCGTCGCCACCGAGCGCTCGCTGGGCGTCGACGGCGTGCCGTGGACGAACGTCGCGTTGGCGCTGGCGACGCTGCTCTCGACGCTGTTCGCGGGCAGTCGGTGGTACGGTCTCTCCGTCGTGGACGACCCGGCGGCGATACTCCAGGCGTGGCCCTTCGCGGCCGCCGTCCTCGGTATCCTCGCCGTTCACGAGTTCGGCCACTACGCGCTGAGTCGCTACCACGAGGTGCAGGCGAGTCTCCCCTATTTCATCCCGCTCCCCCTGAACGTCATCGGGACGCTCGGGGCGGTCATCCGGATGGACGACAACATCCCCGACCGACGGGCACTGTTCGACATCGGCGTGGCCGGGCCGCTGGCGGGACTCGCGGCCACGATAGCGGTCACCGCTGTCGGCGTCTCGCTGGACCCGATTCGCGTCACGGGCGGCGTCGCCACGCAAATCGAACTGGGCTACCCGCTCCTGATTCGCGGTATCGCCGCGATTCTCGGCGAACAGGTCGTCTACGCCGACCCGACGCTGATTCCGAATCCGGTCGTCATCGGGGCGTGGGTCGGCGCGTTCGTCACGTTCCTGAATCTCCTGCCGGTGGGACAACTGGACGGCGCGCACATCACCCGCTCGCTGCTGGGCGACCGAACCGCGACGGTCCAGACGGCCGTCCCGTTCGCCCTGTTCGCGCTGGCGGGCTACCTCGTCGTCTTCGAGAGCGGGCGGGCCGCCGCGCTGTGGGGCTTCTGGGGCGTCCTGACGCTCTTGCTCGGACGGGCGGGGACGGCGACGCCGTTGGACGAGACGCCCCTCGGTCCGAAGCGGCAGGCCGTCGGTGTGTTGACGCTCGTGCTCGGGTTGCTGTGTTTCGTCCCGGTCCCCATCGCCATCACGCTCTAG
- a CDS encoding SDR family NAD(P)-dependent oxidoreductase, with amino-acid sequence MSRTAVIAGVGPGLGASLARKFVTEGCQVALFARTDAYIDALAAELGENAVAVPTDITDREAVAAGFEAVRDAFGPVDVLVVNASGGAWKGLTDISHAEFESALAVGVEGGLHCSQEAVSDMLAGDGGTVVFTGATSAVRGRGGAIGFSAAKFAVRGMAESMARELGPEGIHVAHVVVDGQILPSESGETDPGRGEETYLDPDDIAASYWHLVEQDRSAWTLELDLRPHVEEF; translated from the coding sequence ATGTCACGAACCGCAGTTATCGCTGGCGTCGGTCCCGGTCTCGGTGCGTCGCTCGCCCGCAAATTCGTCACCGAAGGGTGTCAGGTCGCGCTCTTTGCCCGCACAGACGCCTACATCGACGCCCTCGCGGCCGAACTCGGCGAGAACGCCGTCGCCGTCCCGACGGACATCACCGACCGCGAGGCGGTCGCCGCCGGGTTCGAAGCAGTTCGGGACGCGTTCGGTCCGGTCGACGTTCTCGTCGTCAACGCCAGCGGCGGCGCGTGGAAGGGACTCACGGACATCTCGCACGCGGAGTTCGAGTCGGCCCTCGCCGTCGGCGTCGAGGGCGGCCTCCACTGCTCGCAGGAAGCCGTCTCGGACATGCTGGCGGGCGACGGCGGCACCGTCGTCTTCACCGGGGCGACTTCGGCCGTCCGCGGCCGGGGCGGCGCTATCGGATTCAGCGCCGCGAAGTTCGCCGTCCGCGGGATGGCCGAGTCGATGGCCCGCGAACTCGGCCCGGAGGGGATTCACGTCGCCCACGTCGTCGTCGACGGCCAAATCCTGCCGTCCGAGTCCGGAGAGACCGACCCCGGCCGCGGCGAGGAGACGTACTTAGACCCGGACGACATCGCCGCGTCGTACTGGCACCTCGTCGAACAGGACCGCTCGGCGTGGACGCTCGAACTGGACCTCCGGCCCCACGTCGAGGAGTTCTAG
- a CDS encoding phosphoribosyltransferase has protein sequence MGELSDEFPCTITNWEYIYGLCRDVADDVKAAEFEPDVVVALARGGWFGGRCLCDFLGLDDLASLKVEHYVGTAQKGGEPEVRYPLADGAVAGKDVLVVDDIADTGQSIETAAECVRDRDPASVRTATLQLLQTSEHEPDFVGERLDEWAWVVYPWNFVEDMIELIGGVMEKSDRQVHTEEDVRALLTDYHDVSHTEMEIAQPGRLDEVMNEMVRRDEAVATDDGWRLAGD, from the coding sequence ATGGGCGAGTTATCGGACGAGTTCCCCTGCACCATCACCAACTGGGAGTACATCTACGGCCTCTGCCGCGACGTGGCCGACGACGTGAAAGCCGCCGAGTTCGAACCCGACGTGGTCGTCGCGCTGGCGCGCGGCGGGTGGTTCGGCGGCCGCTGTCTGTGTGACTTCCTCGGACTGGACGACCTCGCGTCGCTGAAGGTCGAACACTACGTGGGAACCGCCCAGAAGGGCGGCGAACCCGAGGTCCGCTACCCGTTGGCCGACGGGGCCGTCGCGGGCAAGGACGTACTGGTCGTCGACGACATCGCCGACACCGGCCAGTCTATCGAGACGGCCGCCGAATGCGTCCGGGACCGCGACCCCGCGAGCGTCCGCACCGCGACGCTCCAACTGCTCCAGACCAGCGAGCACGAACCGGACTTCGTCGGCGAGCGACTCGACGAGTGGGCGTGGGTCGTCTACCCGTGGAACTTCGTCGAGGACATGATAGAATTGATCGGCGGCGTCATGGAGAAGAGCGACCGACAGGTTCACACGGAGGAGGACGTTCGCGCCCTGCTCACCGACTACCACGACGTGAGCCACACCGAGATGGAGATAGCCCAACCGGGCCGCCTCGACGAAGTGATGAACGAGATGGTCCGACGCGACGAGGCGGTCGCTACCGACGACGGCTGGCGACTCGCGGGCGATTGA
- a CDS encoding segregation/condensation protein A: MTDDDIPLDITGHEDRERPGGSMDGDSPFGGEAADTEDVELLDDESAADAPEDEQDADEEPAEPVEVLVQLADDGEIDPWDIDVVQVTDKFLARIDEGDLRTGGRALFYASVLIRMKSDAMLGEDEPEEPPAEPWEQAMTDDAPIEDPDPFGALESEMDRRLERRRARGMPQTLDELVRDLRDAERDSWWKESREYDTSDSPKGFQRGTQELDYRGADDMRLDDEPSAADVTGTAHAEQIDEVIEDVYAAVREQYEKGRDEVLYREVETAGGSRVETFLGLLFLAHRGRVRLQQDDLFGDLWIQDPNAVSGSEEAVAD; this comes from the coding sequence GTGACTGACGACGACATCCCGCTGGACATCACCGGCCACGAGGACAGAGAGCGGCCCGGCGGGTCGATGGACGGCGACTCGCCGTTCGGGGGCGAGGCGGCCGACACCGAGGACGTGGAACTCCTCGACGACGAGTCGGCGGCCGACGCGCCCGAGGACGAGCAAGACGCCGACGAGGAACCGGCCGAACCCGTCGAGGTGCTGGTCCAACTGGCCGACGACGGGGAAATCGACCCGTGGGACATCGACGTGGTGCAGGTCACGGACAAGTTTCTCGCGCGCATCGACGAGGGCGACCTGCGGACCGGCGGCCGGGCGCTGTTCTACGCTTCGGTCCTGATTCGGATGAAGAGCGACGCGATGCTCGGCGAGGACGAACCCGAGGAACCCCCGGCCGAACCGTGGGAGCAGGCGATGACCGACGACGCGCCCATCGAGGACCCCGACCCGTTCGGCGCGCTCGAATCGGAGATGGACCGCCGTCTCGAACGCCGCCGCGCCCGCGGGATGCCCCAGACGCTGGACGAACTCGTCCGGGACCTGCGGGACGCCGAACGGGACTCGTGGTGGAAGGAATCCCGCGAGTACGACACCAGCGACTCGCCGAAGGGCTTCCAGCGCGGCACGCAGGAACTGGACTACCGCGGGGCCGACGACATGCGACTGGACGACGAACCCTCGGCCGCGGACGTGACGGGCACGGCCCACGCCGAGCAGATAGACGAGGTCATCGAGGACGTGTACGCGGCCGTCCGCGAGCAGTACGAGAAGGGCCGCGACGAAGTCCTCTACCGCGAGGTGGAGACGGCCGGTGGTTCGCGGGTCGAGACGTTCCTCGGCCTGCTCTTTCTGGCCCACCGCGGCCGGGTCCGCCTCCAGCAGGACGATTTGTTCGGCGACCTGTGGATACAGGACCCCAACGCCGTGAGCGGGTCCGAGGAAGCCGTCGCGGACTGA
- a CDS encoding YqaA family protein, with protein MVASLPILVSFVGDCTTAGDSLALLEEAVCTATGPTGLAIIAVYSFLIAFVLPLPSEVVLVPAESLRLGLSTTGNIVAIVIVSAFGKAVGSLFAFHIGQEAKEYGPLVRWIQRSRFDIIAWSEKNTIKLAKKYGYVGLALALCVPFFPDTLSIYAFTVLEEDYLRFGAATFAGSAGRLIVTLGLAGGTLALL; from the coding sequence TTGGTGGCCTCCCTCCCGATACTGGTGTCGTTCGTCGGCGACTGTACGACCGCGGGCGACTCGCTCGCGCTGTTAGAGGAGGCCGTCTGTACCGCGACTGGCCCGACGGGGCTGGCCATCATCGCGGTGTACTCGTTCCTCATCGCCTTCGTCCTCCCCCTCCCGAGCGAAGTCGTCCTCGTCCCGGCCGAGTCGCTCCGCTTGGGGCTGTCGACGACGGGGAACATCGTGGCCATCGTCATCGTCAGCGCGTTCGGGAAGGCCGTCGGGAGCCTCTTCGCCTTCCACATCGGCCAAGAGGCCAAGGAGTACGGCCCGCTCGTCCGCTGGATACAGCGCTCGCGGTTCGACATCATCGCGTGGTCCGAGAAGAACACCATCAAACTCGCGAAGAAGTACGGCTACGTCGGCCTCGCGCTGGCGCTGTGTGTCCCCTTCTTCCCGGACACGCTCTCCATCTACGCCTTCACCGTCCTCGAAGAGGACTATCTCCGGTTCGGCGCGGCCACCTTCGCGGGCAGTGCGGGCCGCTTGATAGTGACTCTCGGCCTCGCGGGCGGCACGCTGGCCCTGCTGTGA
- the ppsA gene encoding phosphoenolpyruvate synthase — protein sequence MPTLWLDEIGADDLDRVGGKAASLGELTAAGLPVPSAFVVTADTYRSFIEVSGIDDELFDVVDVDSDDSHALAGAAERAQELILETDVPQSVREELLAAYDEMGDMDVAVRSSATAEDLPDASFAGQQDTYLNVSRADLLQRVKECWASLFTQRAIYYRNEQGFDDASVDIAVVVQQMVDAEKSGVMFTSHPSTGAPTAILEAAWGLGEAVVSGAVSPDNYVVDRESGEIDEVTVAEKKVMCVRGDDGETVERSVPEEKRTERVLSAEEIHRLVEVGERVQDHYGTPQDVEWAIFEDEVYLLQSRPITTIDESVDTTATADRSSDSGVADGGSMQSQSDDVRLSGIGSSPGKATGEVRIVTKLDNLDKVEEGDIIVTEMTTPDMVPAMKRAAGIVTDQGGMTSHAAIVSRELGVPAVVGADDATDRLRDGQTVTIDGDMGTVEQGTEIADTESEAEEPAGQTAQQPQAHSPVKPMTGTEVKVNVSIPEAAERAAATGADGVGLLRIEHMILSTDKTPACYVEDHGERAYIDEIVDGVRAVADAFYPRPVRVRTLDAPSDEFRQLQGGEDEPSEHNPMLGYRGIRRSLDRPGEFKLELRAFERLYELGYDNVELMLPLVTDAEDVLRAKSLMQEVGIDPEKRDWGVMVETPASALCIEDLCETGLDFVSFGTNDLTQYTLAVDRNNGNVAGRFDELHPAVLDLMSRVIGTCREYDVATSICGQAASKPEMVQFLVDEGVTSISANIDAVRDVQHEVKRVEQRLLLESVR from the coding sequence ATGCCAACATTGTGGCTCGACGAAATCGGTGCCGACGACCTGGACCGGGTCGGCGGCAAGGCGGCGTCTCTCGGAGAACTGACCGCGGCGGGCCTGCCCGTCCCGTCGGCGTTCGTGGTGACCGCCGACACCTACCGGTCGTTCATCGAAGTAAGCGGCATCGACGACGAACTGTTCGACGTCGTCGATGTCGACAGCGACGACTCCCACGCCCTCGCGGGGGCGGCGGAGCGCGCACAGGAGCTCATCCTCGAAACGGACGTTCCGCAGTCGGTCCGCGAGGAACTGCTCGCGGCCTACGACGAGATGGGCGATATGGACGTGGCGGTGCGGTCCTCGGCGACGGCCGAAGACCTCCCCGACGCCTCGTTCGCGGGCCAACAGGACACCTATCTGAACGTCTCGCGGGCGGACCTCCTCCAGCGAGTCAAGGAGTGTTGGGCATCGCTGTTCACCCAGCGGGCCATCTACTACCGCAACGAACAGGGATTCGACGACGCCTCGGTGGACATCGCCGTCGTCGTCCAGCAGATGGTCGACGCCGAGAAGTCCGGCGTCATGTTCACCAGCCATCCCTCGACCGGCGCGCCGACGGCCATCCTCGAAGCGGCGTGGGGCCTCGGCGAGGCCGTGGTCTCCGGCGCTGTATCGCCGGACAACTACGTCGTCGACCGCGAGAGCGGCGAGATAGACGAGGTAACCGTCGCCGAGAAGAAGGTGATGTGCGTCCGCGGCGACGACGGCGAGACCGTCGAACGGTCGGTCCCCGAGGAGAAGCGGACCGAACGCGTCCTGTCCGCCGAGGAGATTCACCGCCTCGTCGAAGTCGGTGAACGCGTCCAGGACCACTACGGCACGCCACAGGACGTGGAGTGGGCCATCTTCGAGGACGAGGTGTACCTCCTCCAGTCCCGCCCCATCACGACCATCGACGAGAGCGTCGACACCACCGCGACGGCCGACCGGTCGAGCGACTCCGGCGTCGCCGACGGCGGGTCGATGCAGTCCCAGAGCGACGACGTGCGCCTCTCGGGTATCGGGTCCAGTCCCGGCAAGGCGACCGGCGAGGTCCGCATCGTGACGAAACTGGACAACCTCGACAAGGTCGAGGAGGGCGACATCATCGTCACCGAGATGACGACGCCCGACATGGTCCCCGCGATGAAGCGCGCCGCGGGCATCGTCACCGACCAAGGCGGCATGACCAGTCACGCCGCTATCGTCTCGCGCGAACTCGGGGTCCCGGCCGTCGTCGGGGCGGACGACGCTACCGACCGACTCCGGGACGGCCAGACGGTCACCATCGACGGCGACATGGGGACCGTCGAGCAGGGGACCGAAATCGCAGACACCGAGAGCGAGGCCGAGGAACCGGCCGGGCAGACGGCCCAGCAGCCACAGGCCCACTCCCCGGTCAAGCCGATGACCGGGACCGAGGTCAAGGTCAACGTCTCCATCCCCGAGGCGGCCGAACGCGCCGCGGCGACGGGAGCGGACGGCGTCGGCTTGCTCCGCATCGAACACATGATTCTCTCGACGGACAAGACGCCCGCCTGCTACGTCGAGGACCACGGCGAACGCGCCTACATCGATGAAATCGTCGACGGCGTCCGGGCCGTCGCCGACGCGTTCTACCCGCGCCCGGTTCGCGTCCGCACGCTCGACGCCCCCTCCGACGAGTTCCGGCAGTTGCAGGGCGGGGAGGACGAACCCAGCGAGCACAACCCGATGCTCGGGTATCGGGGCATCCGACGGTCGCTGGACCGTCCCGGCGAGTTCAAACTCGAACTCCGGGCGTTCGAGCGCCTGTACGAACTCGGCTACGACAACGTCGAACTGATGTTGCCGCTGGTGACCGACGCCGAGGACGTACTCCGGGCGAAGTCCTTGATGCAGGAGGTCGGCATCGACCCCGAGAAGCGCGACTGGGGCGTGATGGTCGAGACGCCCGCCAGCGCCCTCTGCATCGAGGACCTCTGTGAGACGGGACTGGACTTCGTCTCCTTCGGCACGAACGACCTCACCCAGTACACGCTGGCCGTCGACCGCAACAACGGCAACGTCGCCGGTCGCTTCGACGAACTCCACCCGGCCGTGTTAGACCTGATGAGTCGGGTCATCGGGACGTGCCGCGAATACGACGTGGCGACGAGCATCTGCGGACAGGCCGCCTCGAAACCCGAGATGGTCCAGTTCCTCGTCGACGAGGGCGTCACTTCCATCTCCGCGAACATCGACGCGGTCCGCGACGTGCAACACGAGGTCAAGCGGGTCGAACAGCGACTCCTCCTCGAATCGGTCCGCTGA
- the mfnA gene encoding tyrosine decarboxylase MfnA, with translation MLQRAEPQDFDRVLSSMCTVPHPAAREAAERFLATNPGDPGTYDTVAELEREAVDSLGELTGLTDPAGYVASGGTEANIQAIRIARNRADTDDPNVVAPVHAHFSFTKAADVLGVELRTAPAEDYRVNTDAMAELIDEDTVCVVGVAGSTEYGFVDPIPAIADLAAEADAICHVDAAWGGFYLPFTAHDWHFGHADVDTMTIDPHKVGQAAVPAGGLLARDETLLDELAVETPYLESTSQLTLTGTRSGAGVASAVAAMDALWPGGYREQYEVSMDNARWLADQLDARGHDVVGPELPLVAADLSVPMTDELRDRGWRVSKTGSGEMRVVCMPHVTRSMLRSFVADLDWY, from the coding sequence ATGCTCCAGCGGGCCGAGCCACAGGATTTCGACCGCGTCCTCTCCTCGATGTGTACCGTCCCACATCCCGCGGCCCGCGAGGCGGCCGAGCGATTCCTCGCCACCAACCCCGGCGACCCCGGCACCTACGACACGGTGGCCGAACTCGAACGCGAGGCCGTCGACTCCCTCGGCGAACTGACCGGCCTCACGGACCCCGCGGGGTACGTCGCTTCGGGCGGGACGGAGGCCAACATCCAAGCGATTCGCATCGCCCGCAACCGGGCCGACACCGACGACCCGAACGTCGTCGCACCGGTCCACGCGCACTTTTCGTTCACGAAAGCCGCGGACGTTCTCGGCGTCGAGTTGCGGACCGCGCCCGCGGAGGACTACCGCGTCAACACCGACGCGATGGCCGAACTGATAGACGAGGACACGGTCTGTGTCGTCGGCGTCGCCGGGTCGACCGAGTACGGGTTCGTCGACCCGATTCCGGCCATCGCTGACCTCGCGGCCGAGGCCGACGCCATCTGTCACGTCGACGCCGCGTGGGGCGGGTTCTATCTGCCCTTCACGGCCCACGACTGGCACTTCGGCCACGCCGACGTGGACACGATGACCATCGACCCCCACAAGGTCGGGCAGGCGGCGGTTCCGGCGGGCGGCCTCCTCGCCCGCGACGAGACGCTGTTGGACGAACTGGCCGTCGAGACGCCCTATCTGGAGTCGACGAGCCAGTTGACGCTGACGGGCACCCGGTCGGGCGCGGGCGTCGCCTCCGCCGTCGCCGCGATGGACGCGCTGTGGCCCGGCGGCTACCGCGAACAGTACGAGGTGTCGATGGACAACGCGCGATGGCTGGCCGACCAACTCGACGCCCGCGGTCACGACGTGGTCGGCCCGGAACTGCCCCTCGTCGCCGCCGACCTCTCGGTGCCGATGACCGACGAACTCCGCGACCGGGGCTGGCGCGTCTCGAAGACGGGGTCCGGAGAGATGCGCGTCGTCTGTATGCCCCACGTCACGCGGTCGATGCTGCGGTCGTTCGTGGCGGACCTCGACTGGTACTGA
- a CDS encoding DUF7576 family protein, which produces MDLPTPYHLGGRYYVDAISVGRLPDDETVRDCLVCGGHVYDDRWHVVADVRDTGGGPRQHHHYCSGDCLRAWLRLVT; this is translated from the coding sequence ATGGACCTCCCGACGCCGTACCACCTCGGCGGCCGCTACTACGTCGACGCAATCTCCGTCGGTCGACTGCCCGACGACGAGACGGTCCGGGACTGTCTGGTCTGCGGCGGCCACGTCTACGACGACCGCTGGCACGTCGTCGCCGACGTGCGCGACACCGGCGGCGGCCCGCGACAGCACCACCACTACTGTAGCGGCGACTGCCTGCGGGCGTGGCTCCGACTCGTGACGTAG
- a CDS encoding PhzF family phenazine biosynthesis protein gives METRQVSLVDAFTAEPLTGNPAGVVTDADGLTDDQMRAIASELGASETAFVVDSDDADRRLRFFTPEQEVDLCGHATIGAHAALFERGVVETGQHTMATERGVLDVETKADGTVWMDHGSVDLREVDLGHETAADALGVDVATLRDVGADLPMAVGDSGFPWLLVPVNYFEHLSGAAPDMAAIAAMCESVDAMGVYAFTFDTIAGESTLHARAFAPRAGITEDPVTGTGAAACGAFIRRHGAIDETVEQVVVEQGHFIDRPGTVKVDTDGSDVWVGGRGVTTMDGTLTVPAADDDEDGIIEA, from the coding sequence ATGGAGACGCGACAGGTGTCGCTCGTCGACGCGTTCACTGCGGAACCGCTGACGGGCAACCCGGCGGGGGTCGTGACGGACGCCGACGGACTGACCGACGACCAGATGCGGGCTATCGCGAGCGAACTGGGGGCCAGCGAGACGGCGTTCGTCGTCGACAGCGACGACGCCGACCGCCGACTGCGCTTCTTTACACCGGAACAGGAGGTGGACCTCTGCGGGCACGCCACTATCGGCGCGCACGCCGCCCTGTTCGAGCGAGGGGTCGTCGAGACGGGCCAGCACACGATGGCGACGGAACGGGGCGTCCTCGACGTGGAGACGAAGGCCGACGGGACCGTCTGGATGGACCACGGGAGCGTCGACCTCCGGGAAGTCGACCTCGGGCACGAGACGGCCGCCGACGCCCTCGGCGTCGACGTGGCGACGCTCCGGGACGTGGGTGCGGACCTCCCGATGGCCGTCGGGGACAGCGGGTTCCCGTGGCTGTTGGTCCCGGTCAACTACTTCGAGCACCTGAGCGGCGCGGCCCCCGATATGGCGGCCATCGCCGCGATGTGCGAATCCGTCGACGCGATGGGCGTCTACGCGTTCACCTTCGACACCATCGCGGGGGAGTCGACGCTCCACGCTCGGGCGTTCGCGCCGCGGGCGGGCATCACCGAGGACCCGGTCACCGGGACGGGCGCGGCGGCCTGCGGCGCGTTCATCCGTCGACACGGGGCCATCGACGAGACAGTCGAGCAGGTGGTCGTCGAACAGGGACACTTCATCGACCGACCGGGGACGGTCAAAGTCGATACGGACGGGTCCGACGTGTGGGTCGGCGGCCGCGGCGTGACGACGATGGACGGGACGCTGACGGTCCCCGCGGCCGACGACGACGAAGACGGCATCATCGAGGCGTAG
- a CDS encoding RAD55 family ATPase: MGGLSGSDAKSISSAVSYIPFGVPGLDGAVRGIPTGSAVLLAGASDAGGDAFAYTSLATLMLAKHDPDLVPNGLARRSEAIPSSVTYITLSHDREHLYSELDAVLDGYQFEALTENLTVADFSQRFMELLPVPPALFRARRNSPDIEQPDDEPDATEPDDETFQALLNDLSERIIEAEDDIVVVDSLTDLQRAGEFGLSQGRVIAFLMGLREAVVNWGNVAYVKLDRPAGAVRQDDRIHGLLHGSVYFYSNDKGFETYRTMRVGSFGGALDTEQQMVFESQVGPTGFRAKATKKIGPSNW; this comes from the coding sequence ATGGGTGGGCTATCCGGTTCGGACGCGAAGAGCATCAGTAGCGCGGTGTCGTACATCCCCTTCGGTGTCCCGGGGCTGGACGGGGCCGTTCGCGGGATTCCAACCGGAAGCGCCGTCTTGCTCGCGGGGGCCTCGGACGCGGGCGGCGACGCCTTCGCCTACACGAGTCTCGCGACGCTGATGCTCGCCAAGCACGACCCGGACCTCGTCCCCAACGGCCTCGCTCGGCGGAGCGAGGCGATTCCGTCCTCGGTGACCTACATCACGCTCTCGCACGACCGCGAACACCTCTACAGCGAACTCGACGCCGTGCTGGACGGCTACCAGTTCGAGGCGCTCACGGAGAACCTCACCGTCGCGGACTTCTCCCAGCGGTTCATGGAACTGCTCCCGGTACCACCGGCGCTGTTTCGCGCCCGCCGGAACTCCCCCGACATCGAGCAACCCGACGACGAACCCGACGCGACGGAACCGGACGACGAGACGTTTCAAGCGTTGTTGAACGACCTGAGCGAGCGCATCATCGAGGCCGAAGACGACATCGTCGTGGTCGACTCGCTGACCGACCTCCAACGCGCCGGAGAGTTCGGCCTCTCGCAGGGCCGGGTCATCGCGTTCCTGATGGGCTTGCGCGAGGCGGTGGTCAACTGGGGCAACGTCGCCTACGTCAAACTCGACCGGCCCGCTGGCGCGGTCCGGCAAGACGACCGGATTCACGGCCTGCTTCACGGGTCCGTCTACTTCTACTCCAACGACAAGGGGTTCGAGACGTACCGGACGATGCGGGTTGGCTCTTTCGGGGGCGCGCTGGATACGGAACAGCAGATGGTGTTCGAGTCGCAAGTCGGGCCGACGGGGTTCCGCGCGAAGGCCACGAAGAAAATCGGCCCGTCGAACTGGTAG